GTGATTGAATTGTTCTCACCAAGaagtattttgtatcaaatatACCGCATCATCTATATTAAAATCCAATAAACAAGAAATATGTGTACAAAGATAACTACCAAATAACACGCCTTTCAATTGTTAgtgaataagtttttttttgctgaCATATCTCACacttattggattttgataccGCTAACATGATAtcatttgatatcaaatacctTCTTGGTCGTGATCTGTATGTAATGTAATTTAAGAATAGCTAAGTATGTAAGTTGTAGTAAAGTGTGTGTGAAAATGTGGATTAGGATCGGGTGCAATTACCTCATCTCACTCAAATTGTTTTTAccactcacttttttttttttcactttttttatattaaatagttgagattgaaagtttttttttttactctcaatCTCTGTCATTAATagctattttattatattaggTACACCTGTTCTCAATCCAGAAAATGTGTGGTAGTATAATTATTCCAAAATGTATTGCAAAATGTGCGCCGCTAATGGATTCCATTATCTCTTTACCACACACAGCGGCATCTCAATTCAAATCACAAGCTTTCAAGTGCTCACAGAGTCACCAGCGGACAATTGACCAAGTAAGCTATACAGGGTAAGCAGACTCAAATACCACCAATGCCGAAACTTGAATCTGACTAAACTAGTGCTTACTCGTTTGTAGCGAGCAAAGACTTAAAAAGCGAGTCATTGAAAAGAAAGTTTTATTGGAAAGAGCTGTCGAGTCATGCACGAAAcgtgattgtgattgtgattttttaaatctaaccattttaaaaagaaaagacaaaattacGTCTATTTCACAAGAACAACCACTCAGTTTATGTCTTTTTAACTGCTTCACATACTTTTTCAGGACTGTTCGTGGTTCTTATATGTTGTGTCAGGCAAAGAAAATCGAAGAATAGGTCCTGCAAACCACTTGGATGGTTGGTTGATACACCAattggaaaatcaatgaaagcCTTAACAGCTCTGTTTGTATACTCTTTCTTAATATCCTTCTTAAGAACCTCCACTACACTAGACACCATCACTCCAAGTCAATCTATCAGAGATGGTGAGACCTTGGTTTCAGCTGGTAGAATCTTTGAATTGGGATTCTTCAGCCCGGGTAGTTCGAAACACCGATATGTGGGAATATGGTTTGTGGTATCTAATGACACGGTTGTATGGGTAGTTAACAGAGAAACCCCTCTTAAAAATCACTGTGGAGTTTTAAAGGTTACCAACGCAGGAATTCTTGTCCTTCTTGATTGCACAAATACTACTATTTGGTCATCCAATACATCAAGAACTGCAGGAAATAATATCAACAATCCAACTGCACAGTTATTGGATTCAGGAAATCTTGTTGTGAAAGATGGAAATAATGAGAGTCTTTTGTGGCAAAGTTTTGATCATCCTTGCGACACGTTACTGTCGGAAATGAAGCTTGGATGGGACTTAGTTAGCGGTCTAGATAGGTATTTAACATCTTGGAATAGCACAGAAGATCCTGCTCCAAGTGAAATTTCAGCAAGGTTAGATCGTCGAGGGCTCCCACAATTAGTTGTTACGAAGGGAGACAAAATAAAGGTTAGACTAGGGTTTTGGAATGGCCTTAATTTTACGGGGATGTCATGGTTAAGACCGAATTCATTGTACAAGTATGAATTCGTGAGGAATGAGAAAGAGATTTATTATGAGTATAAAGTCCAAAACAATTCTACTTTCTTGAGGTATGTGTTAAATGTTGGTATTATGATTAAATAAGTagatttactattttttaatagaGTAAGTTTTTAAGATAATTAGTGATTTATCATAGTGtactatgtttttgtttttatttatttttttataatataataattacaataatgGAGAGTATTAAATTTTGGTTCTCTTCAAGAATAGACAATGCCACATGGGGGAgagtgttttttattattattacaatttGTTAATTACAATAATTTGAGAGGaatggatttgaattttgattctCCTTATAAAGGAGAGCAAACAATTTCGTGCGTGAGAGGgtgttaaaataattattaaaagtaATATTTCCTAATAACTTAAGTTTTGGGGGTAATTGGTAATTTaccaaaatgagaaaaatagtttttatgaCTTATGAGCATAAATTTCTACTTCTAACatctgaaaatttttgtttctcaagGTATGTGATAAACCCATCAGGCATTGGGGAGGGTTTTAAATGGATGAATCACACCAATAGTTGGGAGCTTGGAACTACAACCCAATCAAATGAGTGTGAAAATTATGCCCACTGTGGTGCATACACTAGCTGTGATATCAATAAGTCTCCTGTATGTGCATGCTTGGAAGGTTTTATACCAAAATCTCCAAAAGATTGGAATTTGACAGATTGGTCTGGTGGGTGTGTTCGAGGGACTCCACTGGGTTGCAATGATAGAGATGGGTTCCTCACCTACAAGAGTGTGAAATTGCCAGACACATCTTCTTCCTGGTTTGATAGGAACATGAGCCTCAAGAAATGTGAAGAAATGTGTTTGGATAACTGCTTATGCAAAGCATATGCCAATTTAGACATTACAAATGGAGGAAGTGGTTGCTTGCTTTGGTTTGCTGACTTGGTTGATTTAGTAGTGCTCCAAATGGATGGGCAAGACCTCTATATTCGTGTGGCCACTTCAATACTAGGTATcctctttgcttttcttttattatcaggtcattttattttcaagtaaTGCTACGAAGGCAACACTTTTGACAACTTCTATTCACAACTATTgacatttttattatgattgGAATAAAATTAGCTTTCGTTTATGTCGTCTaagttttgtaactaaactgGCATCTTCTAGTGTTTCCAACAGAgatatttagggtttaaatccTCCTTCCTCcattttaataattgaattaaaaaaaataccaatgtCCACCacaaacaacatttttattttgcactaatcattttaaaatcacatattatgTCATCATTTACTATGTAAGAAAAAGTTGTCTTATAATTGTGCCAAGTGAATGTCTTTAAtactctccaaaaaaaaaaagtgaatgttTTTTGCGTTTCcattcttaatattttcttgGGGTAATTATACTTTTCCACCCTAAAGTATACCTCAATTTACTCTTTACTTCGTGAACTATTAAAATGCACGATCAACCCTCATGTCATCTATTTTGGTGTTAAATCTAACATAATGTAATACTAAAAGACCGATTTACTCTCTACCATTTCTTTTGGAGGGTAGGGTAAATTGGTTttggcgaaaatgcacttttggttcctacattttgggtcaattcccattttggtcccaaaattgatttctttgctaatgtcatCCCCAAAAACAGAAAATCGTCTTTAAAATGGTCCTTTCCGTCAAGCTAGAAACGGAGAAATCCTAAGTGTCTAACGAAATGCCCTGTTTGCTGACGAGACGCTAACgtggctattaaaatattattaaaaaagattatttggctTTAAATGcgatgtcagcattttaatttttctaaacaaagtcacgtcagaaaatttatataaaaaaattaaatttaaaaaaaaaaccttaaatctaatttaattaaaaaaaaacttgtttctcaaaaaaaaattaaaaaaacaacttggtgtttcttcatgttcttccccatCAAAACTAGATTCCCAGAaaacaaacccaacaaccaaacaacaaacacaGACCCAGATCGGCAGAACCACAACAGCACACCAcaacagaaacaaaaacccaaactaACAACACACCACATGGCCAAACCCACAAATCCGACCACCACTTCCACCGTCACCCACTAGCCAAACCCCAAACCACAGCATCAgagcaaaaaaaatcaaccacaacaaGAAATCACCACTTCCTCCTCCACCATTTCTCAAGAAATCACCACCATCCACAgcaagaaaaaaacaaacaaaaaaaaacccacaaaccaaaTCAACCAAATCTGACCACAACTCCTATGATCCACACTCCGACCCATGAACAATCAGACCCACGCTTCGACCCACCTTTTGATCCACGCTCACGACTCCTTCGATCCACGCAAACCCATGAaaagagaacaaagaaaagagggagagaagaacaAGCCTCGGCGATGTTGGGTGCTaggttggtgggtttgggtctcGGCGAGAACAGAGAACAAAGGGAGAGATgagagaacaaagaaaagaagtgagagaggagagagaagaataagCCTGAAATGAAATAGCTCCTTTGTTGTGGGATGATAGGTgttggtttgtgtttgttgtttggttgctgggtttgttttCTTGGaatttgggtttgagttcttcctgggtttgatggggaagaacacgaagaacacctagttgttgtttttttttttttgagaaacaagttgtttttttaattaaattagatttaaggtttttttaaaaaatttaatttcttttttatataaattttctaacgtggctttgtttaaaaaaattaaaatgctgacatagcatttaaaaatgccaaataatcttttttaataatattttaatagccacGTCAGCACCACGTCAGCAAACAGGGCATTCCGTTAGACACATAGGATTTCTCCATTTCTAGCCTGACGgaaaggaccattttaaaaacgattttcttttttaagtgatgacattagcaaagaaatcaattttatgaccaaaatgggaattgacccaaaatgtaagTAAAACTCTATTGTTGTTACCACTACTCTCCATTGGTGCAgtagtcactctacaagtataaatgcttatggGGTGTAGAGGGCAAgagccggagttcaagtctttaagagagagcttcacacatatatacacttagattatgctagaatagaaattctatcttgtatcaaaaaaaaaactctatttttgttaccaaaattttcataaaatgtcaAACAAGTTGTACCATGCATCTCAAAAGTTACCCgtaaaagaagaggaaaaaaaaaaatatatatatatatatatatggcataCCATatagtgaaaaaaatataaaagaaaaggcaGGAAAATCAAAATTGTATACGAATCATGTAGTAAGAAATATGAGTTTGTTGACTCTACTTTTGATCTTTCAGATCATATTGAGAAGAAGAGGCATCTTCAAGTAATAATCATAGTATGCAGTGCAACACTACTCATGGTAATGCTTGTAGTGGGGCTGGTCACATATGTGAGGAGGATGAAACTTAGAAATGAAGGTAATTTATAGACATGGATTCTGATCATTTCTTATGGTTGATAATAGTTTTTGGCTAAGACTTTATACTGAGAAGAAACTTTAAATAAGGTGGTCATCAAACAATTTGCTTTTAACAATTTGTCAAAGTTATTTGTGCTCAATGACTTTTTCACTATTACAGAAATGAATATAAGATGCCAAAACGATTATAACAATGAAGGCAAGAAGGAAGATATGGAGTTACCAATATTTGATTTGACAGTCATTTCTAACGCCACTGATAACTTTGCAAGCAGCAACAAGTTAGGAGAAGGTGGCTTTGGATCCGTATACAAGGTAAGTAACAACCTAAACaattaaactattttattttcaaaacataacTATAGTTCTTTCTTTTAGGGTACATTTCTTGGAGGGCAAGAAATAGCTGTAAAGAGACTTTCAAAGAATTCTAGACAAGGATTGATCGAGTTCAAAAACGAAGTTATATCAATTGCCAAACTTCAACATCGCAACCTTGTGAAGCTACTCGGTTGTTGcattcaagaaaatgaaaaattgttaaTCTATGAATACATGCACAACAAAAGTTTGGACTCATTTATATTTGGTTTGAACTTTGATCCTCATTGAATCAAACACATTCATGTTTAGCCCTTGcatcttttattaattaattcttTTGTTGAGATTTTGGCCAGGTTTGTACTAATAACAATATGAAAATTGACAGACCAAACGAAGAGTAAATTGCTTGATTGGCGTATGCGCAACAATATTATTAGTGGCATTGCTAGAGGGCTTCTTTACCTTCATGAAGACTCTATATTGAGAATTATCCATAGAGATCTCAAAGCTAGCAATATCCTACTAGATAGTAATATGAACCCCAAAATTTCTGACTTTGGCCTAGCTAAAATATTTGGGATGGATCAGATAGAGGCTAATACCAATAGAATTGTTGGAACATAATGAGTAATTATTAAGTATTCTTGAACTTCTTTTATAGCTTACGCTtggaggtttttatttttattttattgactTCTTTTTGCTTTGACAGTGGTTATATGCCTCCTGAGTATGCCGGATATGGACATTTCTCAGTGAAAACCGATGTTTTTAGCTTTGGAGTTTTAGTACTAGAGATCGTGAGTGGGAAGAAGAACAACAAGAGATTTTGTAACTCTGGCCAATTCCTTAATCTTCTAGGGCATGTAAGTATTAACATTGACATTTGTTCATTACTATTTCAATGGTATTAGGATATCTTCATACAAAATTGGACACATTTcatacttcaaaaattaaaaaatttcaaatttaaaggaATATTTAGTTTCATGTcattaaaacttttaaatgaCAGACCTgtacaaaaattattatctgTGAAATGAACTCTCCATTTCAAGTGAGTCTTGACATGCGAACTCATTCGGTCATACAATACTCATGTAATTCTAGTATTCCAACAAAATCTGGTTTTTGTTTTAGGCATGGAGACTATGGATTGAAGATGAGCCAACGAAACTTATAGATGAATTCTTAATCTTAGACAACTCATGCACTTTATCGGAACTGTTAAGATCCATTCATGTGGGTCTGTTATGTGTACAACAAAGACCAGAAGATAGGCCAAACATGTCATCCGTGGTTCTAATGTTGAGCAGTGAGATTTCATTGCCCGAGCCAAGCCAACCAGGTTTTTACACTGAAAAGGTTCCAGTTGGAGAAGATTATTCATCAAGAGCGCTTGAAGCGCCTTCAAGAAATGAAATCACCTTTACATCATTAGAAGCAAGGTAGGATAACATCACTTGAGACTTGAGAGCAATAAGAAGTGACCGAAGAGGAAAGAAGCA
This genomic stretch from Castanea sativa cultivar Marrone di Chiusa Pesio chromosome 1, ASM4071231v1 harbors:
- the LOC142622734 gene encoding G-type lectin S-receptor-like serine/threonine-protein kinase At4g27290; the protein is MKALTALFVYSFLISFLRTSTTLDTITPSQSIRDGETLVSAGRIFELGFFSPGSSKHRYVGIWFVVSNDTVVWVVNRETPLKNHCGVLKVTNAGILVLLDCTNTTIWSSNTSRTAGNNINNPTAQLLDSGNLVVKDGNNESLLWQSFDHPCDTLLSEMKLGWDLVSGLDRYLTSWNSTEDPAPSEISARLDRRGLPQLVVTKGDKIKVRLGFWNGLNFTGMSWLRPNSLYKYEFVRNEKEIYYEYKVQNNSTFLRYVINPSGIGEGFKWMNHTNSWELGTTTQSNECENYAHCGAYTSCDINKSPVCACLEGFIPKSPKDWNLTDWSGGCVRGTPLGCNDRDGFLTYKSVKLPDTSSSWFDRNMSLKKCEEMCLDNCLCKAYANLDITNGGSGCLLWFADLVDLVVLQMDGQDLYIRVATSILDHIEKKRHLQVIIIVCSATLLMVMLVVGLVTYVRRMKLRNEEMNIRCQNDYNNEGKKEDMELPIFDLTVISNATDNFASSNKLGEGGFGSVYKGTFLGGQEIAVKRLSKNSRQGLIEFKNEVISIAKLQHRNLVKLLGCCIQENEKLLIYEYMHNKSLDSFIFDQTKSKLLDWRMRNNIISGIARGLLYLHEDSILRIIHRDLKASNILLDSNMNPKISDFGLAKIFGMDQIEANTNRIVGTYGYMPPEYAGYGHFSVKTDVFSFGVLVLEIVSGKKNNKRFCNSGQFLNLLGHAWRLWIEDEPTKLIDEFLILDNSCTLSELLRSIHVGLLCVQQRPEDRPNMSSVVLMLSSEISLPEPSQPGFYTEKVPVGEDYSSRALEAPSRNEITFTSLEAR